A window of the Sciurus carolinensis chromosome 19 unlocalized genomic scaffold, mSciCar1.2 SUPER_34, whole genome shotgun sequence genome harbors these coding sequences:
- the LOC124973380 gene encoding olfactory receptor 14C36-like: MANSTMVTEFLLMGFAEGWKLRFLYSMLFLLMFLATLLGNLLIVTVTTADQNLHTPMYFFLRNLSILDMCYISVTVPNACVNSLTGNRAISVAGCAAQIFLVIYCAFVEILFLTIMAWDRYVAICQPLRYSTIINVRFCVRMTVVSLLSGLVYAGAHTGNTFVLNFCGSNTLPQFFCDIPSLLRLSCSDTSSNQLSILVSAVLVCGGCFVFIAMSYVRIFSAVLKFPAQEQGKAFSTCVPHVLVVSVFLSSIACVYLRPAATTEALQDMVLSVFYTMVPPFLNPVLYSLRNKQVKEAVRRVILRKVHSGAR; this comes from the coding sequence ATGGCCAACTCCACCATGGTGACCGAGTTTCTCCTCATGGGCTTTGCTGAAGGCTGGAAACTAAGGTTCCTCTACTCCATGTTATTCTTACTCATGTTCCTGGCCACCCTCTTAGGGAACCTGCTCATTGTCACCGTCACCACGGCTGACCAGAacctgcacacgcccatgtacttcttcctcaggaacctgTCCATCTTGGACATGTGCTACATTTCTGTCACTGTCCCCAATGCCTGTGTCAACTCCCTCACGGGCAACAGGGCCATTTCTGTGGCTGGCTGTGCAGCCCAGATCTTCTTGGTCATTTACTGTGCCTTTGTGGAGATTCTGTTTCTCACCATCATGGCCTgggaccgctatgtggccatctgccagccCCTCCGTTATTCGACTATCATAAATGTCCGATTCTGTGTCCGCATGACGGTGGTGTCTCTGCTCAGTGGCCTGGTCTATGCGGGTGCGCACACTGGCAATACATTCGTGCTGAACTTCTGCGGCTCCAACACGCTCCCCCAGTTCTTCTGTGACATCCCCTCCCTGCTGAGGCTCTCCTGCTCCGACACGTCCAGCAACCAGCTCTCCATTCTCGTCTCTGCCGTGTTGGTTTGCGGCGGATGCTTTGTCTTCATCGCCATGTCGTATGTGCGCATATTTTCAGCTGTGCTCAAGTTCCCCGCTCAAGAGCAGgggaaggccttctccacctgcgtGCCTCACGTCCTGGTGGTGTCCGTCTTCCTCAGCTCCATTGCCTGTGTGTACCTACGGCCGGCAGCGACCACAGAGGCTCTCCAGGATATGGTGCTTTCTGTATTTTACACCATGGTTCCTCCCTTCTTGAATCCCGTCCTCTACAGTCTCAGGAACAAACAGGTAAAGGAAGCTGTGAGGAGAGTCATACTAAGAAAGGTTCACTCAGGAGCACGGTGA
- the LOC124973381 gene encoding olfactory receptor 2T6-like yields the protein MDGNRTSSSDFTLAGLFPHGRASGLLFAVISIIFFTALTANGAMILLIQVDPQLHTPMYFLLSHLSLIDMLYISTTVPKTLVDHLVGKGTISFAACTAQYFLYMGLVGAEFFLLGLMAYDRYVAICRPLHYPTLMSRRVCWLILASSWSGGALDSFLLTPITMTLPFCASHKIEHFFCEAPTMLRLACGDKAAYEMVMYVCCVVMLLAPFSVVVASYAQILLTVHQMRSSEGKRKAFATCSSHMMVVTLFYGAALYTYMLPQSYHTPLKDKVFSAFYTILTPLLNPLIYSMRNRDVVGALRRWFGMS from the exons ATGGATGGGAACAGGACCTCCTCCAGCGACTTCACACTGGCGGGGCTCTTCCCTCACGGCAGAGCCTCAGGCCTCCTCTTCGCTGTCATCTCCATCATCTTCTTCACAGCGCTGACGGCCAACGGCGCCATGATCCTCCTGATCCAGGTGGACCCCCAGctgcacacgcccatgtacttccTGCTCAGCCACCTGTCGCTCATCGACATGCTGTACATCTCCACCACAGTGCCCAAGACGCTGGTGGACCACCTGGTGGGCAAGGGGACCATCTCCTTCGCTGCCTGCACCGCCCAGTACTTTCTCTACATGGGCCTTGTGGGCGCCGAGTTCTTCCTGCTGGGGCTCATGGCCTACgaccgctacgtggccatctgcCGCCCGCTGCACTACCCCACCCTCATGAGCCGCCGCGTCTGCTGGCTCATCCTGGCCAGCTCCTGGTCCGGTGGTGCTCTGGACAGTTTCCTCCTCACACCCATCACCATGACTCTCCCCTTCTGCGCCTCCCACAAGATTGAGCACTTCTTCTGCGAGGCGCCCACCATGCTGCGGCTGGCCTGTGGGGACAAGGCCGCCTACGAAATGGTGATGTACGTCTGCTGCGTGGTGATGCTGCTGGCCCCTTTCTCCGTGGTGGTGGCCTCCTACGCCCAGATCCTCCTCACGGTGCATCAGATGAGGTCAtcggaggggaagaggaaggccTTTGCCACCTGCTCGTCACACATGATGGTGGTGACCCTGTTCTACGGGGCCGCCTTGTACACCTATATGCTTCCCCAGTCCTACCACACGCCCCTCAAAGACAAGGTCTTCTCCGCCTTCTACACCATCCTCACGCCCCTGCTGAACCCGCTCATCTACAGCATGCGCAACAGGGACGTGGTGGGCGCGCTGAGGAGG TGGTTTGGAATGTCCTGA